A DNA window from Vigna unguiculata cultivar IT97K-499-35 chromosome 10, ASM411807v1, whole genome shotgun sequence contains the following coding sequences:
- the LOC114166284 gene encoding prosaposin-like, translated as MDGRMGLLFLFLLGAAWVCDARELTNYGEVNRKSDACELCEEYTTEVLDYLNDKENQREIIDALHDKCYQMLSFKQQCIELVDHYAPRFFSEIASVLPKELCRQVHLCQSANISSQVQGNTCDSCKDTVSAILVKLNDPDTKLEIMEALLKACNSMDQLSKKCKRMVFEYGPLIIVKAEKYLKTTDICTTLHVCPASTAISNNEASIMEEVPLISDS; from the exons ATGGACGGAAGAATGGGgcttttgtttctgtttttgttgGGTGCTGCTTGGGTTTGCGATGCAAGAGAACTGACAAACTATGGCG AAGTCAACAGGAAATCAGATGCCTGTGAACTTTGTGAGGAATATACCACAGAGGTCCTTGATTATCTAAATGATAAAGAGAACCAAAGAGAGATTATTGATGCACTTCACGATAAATGTTATCAGATGCTCTCTTTCAAACAGCAG TGCATTGAATTGGTGGATCATTATGCCCCACGTTTCTTCTCAGAAATCGCATCAGTTCTGCCTAAAGAACTCTGCAGACAGGTCCACCTCTGCCAATCTGCAAATATTTCCTCACAAGTTCAAGGAAATACCTGTGACTCTTGCAAAGATACTGTTTCAGCCATACTGGTTAAGTTGAATGATCCTGACACCAAG CTTGAGATAATGGAGGCACTGTTGAAAGCATGCAATTCTATGGATCAATTGTCAAAGAAG TGCAAGAGGATGGTATTTGAATATGGACCTTTGATTATTGTCAAAGCAGAGAAGTACCTGAAAACAACAGATATATGCACTACATTACATGTTTGCCCAGCTTCCACTGCAATTAGCAACAATGAAGCTTCAATCATGGAAGAAGTACCTTTGATTTCTGACTCTTAA